Within the Enterobacter bugandensis genome, the region TAAAAGTACCTGGTCACGTGAGCTGATTGAGCACAGCGGGAAGTTTGGCATCGTCATCCCCGGCGTGGCGGCAGCTAACTGGACATACGCTGTCGGCAGCGTCAGCGGGCGCGACGAGGACAAATTCAACTGCTACGGGATCCCGGTCGTGAACGGCCCTGAGCTCGGGCTGCCGGTGATTGAAGAAAAATGTCTGGCGTGGATGGAGTGCCGATTACTTCCCGTCACCTCTGCGGCAGAGAAATACGACACGCTGTTTGGAGAAGTGGTTTCAGCGGCAGCCGATGAGCGCGCGTTTGTCGCCGGGCGCTGGCAGTTTGACGGGGATAAGTTGAATACCCTGCATCATTTAGGGGCTGGGACGTTTGTGGCGAGCGGAAAGATGGTGAAGGCGCTGGATTGATTTCCTAAATTATATCCTACTGAATTATAGCGAATTTCTATGGCATTTTATGTTTACTATTGCGTTCTAAAACGGAGGATATTTCCTGAGTTGCAGCATTAGCACTCTCGCGTTAAGGAAATATCAATGACATGGAATAAAGATGGCGCAATCTCATATGCTAAATCACACGCCCAACCGAAGAGCACGGGGTATTGTGCTCACTACGTCTTTTTCCTTCTTGCCCTGTCTCCGCTCGCGGTCGCTGAAAGCGCCAATGCCCCAGGGCTGGCAGCGCTAAAATTCAATCAGTGGTATATGGCTCAGCTAAATGAGGACAAACCGCCCGTTCTGAATCCAGACATCATGAATGAATACGTTGCGTCAGGGACAATTAATGCAATTAAAGAAATGTACTCAGGAGAAAGTAACGAAAAAGACATGCCCGATACGGATATGTTCATCAAATCACAGGATTGGGATGAGGACTGGAATCAGATAACCATCCTGCACTCTGATTTTGACGCCGTTTGCACAACCGTTTATATCGCGTTTGGTAAGAAGCAAGATCACGTTGTTGCAGATTGTCTTATTGAAGAACAAGGGAAATGGAAAGTCCGCTCGGCAACGCTAATTAAATAACATGGGTAATCTCCGTGTCGTAAAAAAAGCACATGGTAGCCCACCGACTACCATGTGCAATTAATTAACTACTTCGCACGCCGCGCAATAATCTCATCCGCCACATTTCGCGGTGCCTCTGCAAAATGATGGAACTCCATCGTGTACGTCGCGCGTCCCTGGGACATCGAGCGCAGCGTGGTGGCGTAGCCAAACATCTCGGCCAGCGGCACATCGGCGCGGATAATCTGGCTTCCGTACTGCTCCGCCATTCCCTGCACCATGCCGCGGCGGGAAGAGAGATCGCCCATGATGTTCCCGGCGTACTCTTCCGGCGTTTCCACTTCCACGTGCATGATCGGCTCAAGGATCACCGGATCCGCCCTGCGAGCGCCCTCCTTGAAGCCGAGGATCGCCGCCATGCGGAACGCCATCTCCGAGGAGTCGACGTCGTGATACGAGCCAAACGTCAGCGTCGCCTTAACATCGACGACCGGATAGCCCGCCAGCACGCCGCTGTTCATCGCTTCCCGCAGCCCTTTCTCCACGGACGGGATATACTCGCGCGGCACCACACCGCCCTTGGTGGCATCTTCAAATACAAAGCCACTTCCGGGCTCCAGCGGCTCCAGGCTCAGGACCACATGACCGTACTGCCCTTTCCCGCCGGACTGTCGGACAAATTTCCCTTCAATATCCTTCACCGCCTTGCGCAGGGTTTCCCGGTAGGTTACCTGCGGACGACCAATGTTCGCCTCGACGCCAAACTCACGCTTCATGCGGTCGACGATAATCTCGAGGTGTAGCTCACCCATCCCGGAGATAATGGTCTGACCGGACTCCTCGTCAGTGTGCAGGCGGAAAGACGGGTCTTCCGCCGCCAGACGCTGCAGCGCAATGCCCATTTTCTCCTGATCGCCTTTGGTTTTCGGCTCAATCGCCAGCGAGATCACCGGATCCGGGAACTCCATGCGCTCAAGCGTAATGACGGCGTTCGGATCGGTGAGCGTGTCACCGGTGGTCACGTCCTTCAGCCCCACGCAGGCCGCGATATCGCCCGCGCGCAGTTCGTCCACCTCATGGCGATCGTTGGCATGCATCAGCACGATGCGCCCGATGCGCTCTTTCTTCTCTTTCACCGGGTTATAGACCGCGTCGCCTTTGCGCAGCACGCCAGAGTAGACCCGGATAAAGGTCAGCTGCCCGACGTACGGGTCGCTCATCAGCTTGAACGCCAGCGCCGAGAACGGCTCATCATCACTCGGATGACGCTCCGCGTGCTGCCCTTTTTCATCCACGCCGTCAATGGCTGGCACGTCAAGCGGCGACGGCATCAGCTCAATCACCGCATCCAGCATGCGCTGCACGCCTTTGTTTTTAAAGGCGCTGCCGCACAGCATCGGCTGGATTTCGCCCGAGATAGTGCGAATGCGCAGCCCCTGGATAATTTCCGCCTCCGTCAGGTCGCCCGTTTCCAGGTATTTGTCCATCAGTTCATCGCTGGCTTCCGCCGCCGCGGAGACCATTTTTTCCCGCCACTCCTGGGCGGTACTGACTAAATCGTCCGGCACGGGGGCATAGGTAAACACCATACCCTGCGTCGCATCGTCCCACAGAATGGTGCGCATCTTGATGAGATCCACCACGCCGGTGAAATGATCTTCGGCACCCACCGGGATGACAATCGGCACCGGATTGGCCTTCAGGCGCTCCTGCATCATCCGCACGACGCGGAAGAAATCGGCACCCGGACGGTCCATTTTGTTGACGAAGGCCAGACGCGGTACGTGATATTTATTGGCCTGACGCCAGACGGTTTCCGACTGCGGCTGCACGCCACCCACGGAGTCATACACCATCACCGCGCCGTCGAGCACGCGCATGGAACGCTCCACCTCGATGGTGAAGTCCACGTGCCCCGGGGTGTCGATGATGTTGATCCGGTGCGGCTCAAAGCCTCTGTCCATGCCTGGCCAGAAGCAGCTGACCGCCGCGGACGTAATGGTGATCCCGCGCTCTTGCTCCTGCGCCATCCAGTCGGTGGTTGCCGCGCCATCGTGTACTTCACCTAACTTGTGGCTCATCCCGGTATAAAACAGGATGCGCTCAGTGGTGGTGGTTTTACCGGCATCGATATGCGCGGAGATACCGATGTTGCGATAACGTTCGAGAGGAATGGGTCGGGGCATGATATTTCCTTAGTCACTATGACGTGTTTGTGACGACCGGGATGGTCGTGCATTGGTTCGTTTGCTATAATAGTCCTATTGTACGAGTATTATCGAACTATTTTTTAAGGGTTGACCTATTGTTGATATAGCTCAATCTGACATCACGCGCAGGAAAACGATGATCCCTAACCACCCTGAAACTGAACAAATACTGCTGGAAAATGTGCTGTTTGCCCTCGGCAACCCGCTCCGGCTATCGATTATTCGCCGGCTCGCCGACGGCAGCGAACTCAGCTGTAACGCGCTGCGCCCGGAAGATGTGGTGAAGTCCACGATGACCCACCACTGGCGCGTGTTGCGCGACAGTGGGGTCATCTGGCAGCGTCCGCAGGGACGAGAAAATATGATTTCACTGCGTCGGGAGGATCTGGATGCCCGTTTTCCCGGGCTGATGGAAATACTGCTAAAGGTCAAAAGCGCTGCCGGAAACTAGCTCCAGCAGCCTTTTGCGTGGCGTTTTAGTGCTGCATGCCCGACTGCTGCGAGAATTCATCGTCGGTTAAGCCAGCCCGAGGGGGCGCGGAGATTTTTTTACGGGCATATCTGTCCGGCACGCCCTCAGGACGCGTCTTGAAACGACGGTGCAGCCACATATACTGCTCCGGCGCCATCAGCACCGCGCGCTCGATCGCCCGGTTCATCTGGGTTGCAACAGACTCTTTATCCGCACCCTGCAATGACGCGCTGATATCTTCAAGAATAATCAGCTCGTACCCTGTACCGTCCTCTCTGCGGCGTGGCACAAACGGAATAACCGCAGGCTTAGCGCTTTTGACCAGCATATAGCTGCCCGCCGTCGTGGCGGCATCCGGGACGGCGAAGAATGGCGCAAACACGCTGTTGGCTTTGCCATAGTCATGATCCGGCGCGTACCAGAGAATTTCATTCTGCTTCAGGGCACGGATCATGCCTTTTAAATCATGACGATCCAGCATGGTTTTATTCGAACGCAGACGACCGCGCGTTTGTAGCCAGTCCAGGAGCGCATTATTGTTGGGACGATAAACCCCAATACCGGGGTTAAGCATGCCAAATATCCGCGCGCCCAGCTCAAGCGTCAGAAAATGCATGCCAACCAGCACCACGCCCTTTCCCTGCGCCCTGGCCTGCTCCATATGTTCGTAACCGCGCACGGTAAAGCATTTACGCACCCGCCATTCAGGCCAGAACCACGCCATGCCGGTTTCGATAACCCCCATTCCCACGGATTCAAAATTTCGCTGCAGCAAAGATTCACGCGCTTGTGCTTCCATCTGCGGGAAGCACAGTTCCAGATTACGGCGGGCAATCTCGACACGGCGCGGTAGAAGGCGCATGGCTAAACGGCCCAGAGCGTGTCCGAGTCTGAACAACAGCGGGTAAGGCAGCAGCATGATAAGCCACAGGGCGGCGATGCCTGTCCAGCTTAGCCAGTATCGCGGGTGGAAAAAAGCAGGTGAAAACCGGGGTAATTTTGTCATGAGAAAATTATCCTTTAATGTGACTGTCCTTAATTGATTCTGTTGTCGATCTTTCCTAAGGATTGATTAAATGTCGGTCATGAACGTTAAGTGTAACGGATCAGATAAAACTTAGTTTTATCGTTTTTTGCGAAAAGAAGGCGTAAGCGGCAGGAGAAACCGGGTAAGACGATGACCTCACCCGGCGAAAGATTACATTGAATACCCGGGCTTTTTAATCAACTCGTCCAGCTTCGGTCCGATTTCGGTATCCCAGACCTGTGCCTTCCAGTCTTCCGGGTTTACCTGGTTCAACGCCACCGATACTGAACCGTCTTTGCTGTTGAAATGGCGAATTATCACCTCGGCGATATCTGCCGCCAGCGCGTTTTTTTGCTCGTCGTTAAGATCGCGGGGAAAACATTTGATATCTACGTGTGGCATATGCAGGCTTCCTGTTATGTGTGAGCAATCCACGTTATCAGATAATGTTGTTTGCCTTTAACACCTTGTGCAGTTCCGGCAGCTGACACACGGTATCCGCAATCGCCGTAAGCTTCGGCGTATTTGTCGCAAACCACTCATGGCGAGGCCCCCAGGTGCGCGCCACCGCAATATACACATCCAGCAGCGTCAGCCGTTCACCCAGCGCAAACGGCGCGGCCTTAAGCTGATTTTCAAACCACAGATAGAGGGATTTCCGGTACTCAATGCAGTTTTTCTGCAGCTGTTCCGGCGCATCAGGCACCCAGCGTTCGGGATAATCGGCATAGGTAAAGGTGGGATAGACGTTCGCCACAAACCAGATAAGCAGACGCTGAAACTGCTGACGCTCGGCCTGCCCCACGGGCGGGGCGAGATCGGGACAACGGTCGAGCACCATCAGAGCAATCGCCGCCGTTTCGGTCATGATGGCGCCATTTTCCAGCTCCAGCGTGGGCACCTGGCACAGCGGGTTGAGTTTTTGCAGCAGTTCACGCTGCGGGCCGGGCTGGTCAAACCCGTCAACGTTCACAAATTGATAAGGGATATCAGCCAGGGTCAGCATCACTTCACTGATTGCCGAGCCCCAGCCGGGTACGCCATAGAGTTTCATCATGTTGCCCCCTCAGGAGTGAAAATCCTAAGTGTAGAGCACCATTAGTAGGTTATCCCAGGCGGGTTGACCTCCGATTGCGCCACCGCTTCGCCCTGTTCGCCCCAGCGCGCCAGCACTTTCTGGTACTCTCCGCGCTCAATCGCCCCGTTCAGCGCGGCCTGCAGCGCGTACACCAGCCCATTGCCTTTTTTGGTCGTGGTGGCGACATAAGCTTTTTTCGGACCTAAACCGACCACGCGGGTTTTGCCGGTGAGCGCCGCTTTGTAAGCTGAAACCGACTGAGGGCCAAAGAACACGTCCGCCCTGCCGGACTGGATATAGAGATTGCCCGAGGCATCGTCGTGGAGATAGACCGGCAGCGCAGGCGCTCGCCCCGCCTTTTTATTCTCTTCGTTCCAGCCCAGCAGGATGCGCTCCTGATTGGTGCCCGAGCCGACAATCACCTTTTTTCCGGCCAGATCTTCCGCGCTTTTGATTGATTGAATCTCGCTGGTGGACTTCACTGAAAACGCCAACGAATCGACGCGGTAGGTCGCAAAATCAAACTTCTCTTTACGCTGTTCGGTCACCGCAATGTTCACCAGCGCCACGTCGTAGCGCCCGGAAGCGATGCCCAGCGGCCAGTCTTCCCACGCCGTTGGCACCAGCTTTAGCTTCAGCCCCAGGCTGCCCGCCAGCAGGCGGGCGATATCCGGGTCGCTGCCAATCCGCGTGCGGTTATCGCTGGCCAGCAGCGCCAGCGGCGGGGAGTTCAGCATCGAGACGGCGACCGTCAGCGTACCCGGCTCAACGAATTTATAACCGGCGGGGATCTTCGCCACGGCCTGCCGATCCACCGTCACCGGCAGCGGCTGCTCGTTGGCTTTCAGATCGATGCTGGCGTGGCTTGCCGTTGTGAAGACCAGCCCCGCCAGAAGTCCGTATTTCATCTGCGCTCCTTACAGCACTTTTGACAGGAACTGGCGCGTTCGCGCATGCGACGGACGGTTCAATACCGCGTCGCTGCTGCCCTGCTCCACGATTTTCCCGTCGACCATAAACACCACCTGATCCGCCACCTCGCGGGCAAAGCCGATCTCGTGGGTGACCACCACCAGCGTAGTGCCGGACCGGGCCAGTTTTTTGATCACGTCCAGCACCTCTCCCACCAGCTCCGGATCCAGCGCCGAGGTAGGTTCATCAAACAGCATCACGCGGGGGCGTAACGCCAGCGCGCGGGCAATCGCAATGCGCTGCTGCTGCCCGCCGGAGAGATGGCGAGACCAGGCATCGGCTTTATCCCGTAGCCCAACCACGTCCAGCAGGCTGTACGCTCTTTCCACCGCCTCTTTTTTGCTGAGCTTCTTATGCGCGATGGGCGCCTCAATCAGGTTTTCCAGCACCGTAAGGTGAGGAAAGAGATTGAAGTTCTGAAACACATAGCCCACGTTGACGCGCTGCTTGAGGATCTCTTTCTCCTTCAGCTCATAGAGCTTGTCGCCCTGACGACGGTAGCCAATGTAGTCCCCGTCGATCTGAATAAAGCCTTCGTCGACGCGCTCCAGATGGTTAATGGTGCGCAGCAGCGTCGATTTGCCCGAGCCTGAGGGCCCGAGAATGACCGTCACGGAACCGGGCGGGATCTCAAGCGAAACGTTGTCGAGCGCCTTATGGCGACCAAAATACTTGCTGACGCCGGTAATCGAGATATGTCCTTCAGGAGAGGCTTGCATGGATAGGCTCCTGTGATGGCGTGGTGGTGACGGAACGGGTGCGACGGGCGGCGCGGTTCTGATTAACCGCAGAGCGGCGTTCGCTGCGGGCGAGTGCGCGTTCAACACCGTACTGAATAGCGGACAAGACGGTGGTAATCACCAGGTACCACGCGGCACCGACCATCAGCAACGGGATCACCTCCTGCGTGCGGTTGTAGATCATCTGGATGGTATAGAACAGCTCCGGCATTGCCAGGACATAGACCATCGCCGTCCCCTTGGCGAGGCTGATAATTTCATTGAACCCGGACGGCAGAATGGTACGCAGCGCCTGAGGCAAAATGATGCGCACCGTACGTCGCCAGGCCGGCAGGCCAAGCGCGGCGGCCGCTTCATACTGGCCGTGATCCACCCCGAGGAAACCCCCGCGAATAATCTCTGCGGTGTAGGCGCTCTGCACCAGCGTCAGCCCCACCACGGCGGTGGAGAACTGCCCGAGCACGTTAATGGTCTCAAAACTGCCCCAGCTAATGCTGGTGAACGGCACGCCGAGGGAGAGCGTGTCGTAGAGATAGGAAAAGTTGTAGAGAATGATCAGCACCACGATCAGCGGCAGCGAGCGAAACAGCCAGATATAGCCCCACGCCAGGCTGCTCAGCAGCCATGACGAGGAGAGTCTCGCCAGCGCCAGCATGCCGCCCAACACCACGCTCAGCGCGGTACCGATCAGGGTAAGCAGCAGAGTCTGCCCTACGCCTTCGAGAATAACCGGGTCGAAGAACCAGCGGGCAAACACCGCCCACTCCCAGCGCGGGTTGAAAGCGACGGACTGGATCACGATCGCCAGGACAAACAGCGCCACCGCGGCGCCGACGGTCCGCAGCGGATAACGCGCCGGGACCACCTTAATGGTTTCAACGTTGCTCATCGTCATTCCTCATGCGGTTTTACTGAACGCTTCGCGTACCAGCGTTTTAGTGAAGCGCAGCCGACCATCAAACGGCGGCTGGCTGTACTCTTCCGGATCCCGGTTCAGATCAAACTGTGGCTGGTAGCCCTGGCTGAGATAGAGCCTGACCGCTTCCGGCTGGCGAAAACCGGTTGTCAGGTAGATCTGGCTGTAACCTGCCAGCACCGCCCTGCGCTCCAGCTCCTGCACTACGCGTCCGGCAAGCCCCTGCTGACGCAGGGTTTTGTCCGTCCAGATGCGCTTGATTTCCGCGGTGCGTTCGTCGAAGGGTTTGTACGCACCGGTGGCGATGATTTTTCCGTCACGCTCCAGGACGATAAACAGCCCCTGCGGCGCTAAATACCACTCGGTGAGTTCCACTTCCGCGTCTTTAGAGAAGTAGTCACCGTAGCGGGCGGCATATTCACCGAACAGCCCCTCGATAATGGGCTGAAGTTCGGCATCTTCCGGTGAAACGTCACGAAATTGTTCACGCATAGCGCCTCCTTAATCACCCAGGCCATCAGGATTCACTTCTGACTGCGGAATACGCTCAACGCCTTCCCCCCAGCGGTTCAGCACTTTGTCGTAATCGCCGTTTTTGATGACGCCGTTCAGCGCGGTTTGCACCGGCTCAACCAGCCCGCTGCCTTTCTTCAGCGTCACCGCAATGTGCGCCGCCTTCGGCCAGCCGCCGTCGACGCTACCCACCAGTTTGGTTTTCCCGTTCAGCGCCGCCTTCCATGCGCCAATCACGTTCGGGCCAAAGTAGGCATCCGCGCGCCCGGACTGGAGCGCCAGCGTTTGCGCCGCATCGTCTTTAGTGTAGATCGGCGTAAACGGTTTCAGCCCCTTCTTCAGGTTTTCAGCATTCCATGCCAGCAGGATGGCCTCCTGGTTGGTGCCGGAGCCGACGATAATCCGCAGCCCGGCGATGTCCTCAGCCTTCTGAAGCGATTCGATCGGGCTGGTCGATTTCACGTAGAAGCCGAGGGAGTCCTTACGGTAGGTAGCGAAATCAAACTTCTCTTTGCGCGCTTTGGTAACGGTAATGTTGCTGATGGCGGCATCGTATTTTCCGGACGCCACACCCAGCGGCCAGTCTTCCCACGACGTTGGCACCACGTTCAATTCAAGCCCGAGGCTGTCGGCCACCAGACGGGCGACGTCAACTTCACTCCCGAGCAGCGTTTTGTTGTCGTCGGAAAATACCGTCAGCGGCGGTTGATTGAGGCCCGCCACCGCCACGGTAAATTTCCCCGGCACGGCGAAGCGATAATCTTTCGGCAGCTGCGCCACTGCATCGCTGTTTTTGGCGGTATTGATCGGCGTTTTATTGGCCTCGATGCTCACGCCGGTGCCGTTAATGTTCACATTCTCTGCCCAGACGGCAGGGGTAAAGGCCAGCGCGAGCGCCAGAATAAGCGATGTTTTTTGCATAGCGGAGTTCTCTTTTATTGTTGTGTGAACTGGTTTTTCGGTTGGTCTAAGCCAAGGCTTTCGCGCAGCGTGGTTCCCGGGTAGTCGGTGCGGAACAGGCCGCGGGCCTGTAAAACGGGCACCACCTGGTCAACAAAGCGCGGAAAGGTATCCGGCGTACCGCCCTGGATGATGAAGCCGTCTGCGGCATAGCCTTCAAACCAGGCCTGCAGACCGTCGGCGACCTCCTCCGGCGTGCCGGAAAAGCGCGGGCGCGGCGATGCGGCCTCAAGCGCCACCTGGCGCAGGGTTAAGTTGCGCTCGCGGGCATTTCGCTTAATTTCATCGGTGGTGCTGCGGAAGCTGTTTTTGCCTAAGTCACCGATATCCGGGAACGGCTCGTCGAGCGGATACTGGCTGAAATCGTGATGTTCAAAATAACGCCCGAGGTAATTGAGGGCATCGGTAACCGACACCAGCGCCGCCGTGGTTTGATACTGGTTTTCTACGTCATCGGCGTCTTTACCGACAATCACGCTGACGCCCTGGAAGATATGTAAATCTGACGCGCGGCGGCCGTTTGTTTCCAGCTGCTGCTTCACGTCGCGGTAAAACGCTTTTGCCTCGTCGAGCGTTTCGTGATGAGTGAAAATGGCGTCGGCATGTTTTGCCGCCAGCTTTTTCCCGTCGTCCGACGCGCCCGCCTGAAAAACAATCGGACGCCCTTGCGGGGTGCGACCAATATTCAGCGGACCGGCGACCTGGAAGAAGTCACCGTGGTGATCGAGCGTATGCAGCCTGGCCGGGTCAAAAAACTGACCGTTCTCTTTGTTGCGGATAAACGCGTCGCCTTCCCAGGAGTCCCACAGCCCTTTCACCACGTCGAGATACTCATCCGCAATGCGATAGCGCAGCGCATGCTCGGGGTGTTTTTCGCGCGAGAAGTTCTTTGCCGACCCTTCCAGCGGCGAAGTCACCACGTTCCAGCCCGCACGTCCGTTGCTCAGATGATCGAGGCTGGCGAACTGGCGCGCTGTGGTAAAGGGTTCGCTGTAGGAGGTGGATAATGTTCCCACCAGCCCCAGCCGCGTGGTGATGCTTGCCAGCGCGGATAATACCGTTAACGGCTCAAAGCGGTTTAAAAAATGCGGAATGGATTTCTCATTTATATAAAGACCGTCGGCAACGAATAAAAAATCGAGTTTGCCCTCCTCCGCTTTTAACGCCGTCTCTTTTACAAATTCAAAATTAATGCTGGCATCCGCGACCGCCGCCGGATGACGCCAGGCGGACATATTGCCCGATGCACCATGCAAAATGGTCCCAAGCCGCAGTTGACGATTTGCAGACATATTTACCTCTCCAGAATTAAACGTGTTGCAGGGCTTTTTCCGCCAGCTGTGCAAAATAGCGGGCTGCGGGCTCAATCAGGGCTTCGTCAGGATTAAACGCCGGGTGATGTAAACCATACGGGCTGTTGCTGCCGATGCTGACAAACGCGCCGGGAACAGACTGCAGGTAGACCGCAAAATCTTCCCCGCCCATATGCAGTTCCGCGTGCCGGGTTTCATAACCGGCCTCACGCGCGACCGAGGTGGCGAAGTCGGCCCAGCGCTCGTCGTTCACCAGCGCGGTGGGCCCGGCATACCAGGTGATGTCGATCTGCGCGCTGAAGGCGCTGGCAAACCCGGCGGCGATTTCGCCCACGCGGGCCTTCACGTTCTGCTGCACCTCCGTGCGGTGGGTGCGAAGCGTGCCCTCCAGCTCGACGCTTTCGGGCAGCACGTTCCAGGTGTTACCCCCTGCGATGCGCGTCACGCTCAGCACCACCGAATCCAGCGTGTTGACGTTGCGGCTGGCGACGCTTTGCAGCGCCGTCACCAGCTGGCTCGCCAGCACAATGGCGTCGTTGCCTTCGTGCGGGCGGGCCGCATGTGCGCCCTTGCCGGTGATGCGGATCACGAAGCGATCGACGTTGGCATAAAACGGTCCGCCGCGGGTGGCGAACTCACCGACCGGCAGGCCGGGCTCGTTGTGCATGCCGAAAATGGCGCTGACGTCACGCAGGGCACCGGCACGCACCATGCTCTTCGCACCGCCAAAGTTCTCTTCGGCAGGTTGAAACAGGATACGCACCCGGCCGTTAAGTGAGGCTTCCCGCTCTTTGAGCTTTAACGCGGCGCCGAGGATCACGCTGGTGTGGATATCGTGTCCGCAGGCGTGCATCACGCCTGCATGCTGCGAGCTAAACGGCACGCCGCTGCGCTCTTCAATTGGCAGGGCATCAATGTCTGCCCGCAGCGCAATCAGCTTGCTACCGGTTCCAATTTCCGCCACCAGCCCGGTCGGCAGATCGTAAGGCTGTGGGGGAATACCGGCATTCGTCAGCCACTGGCGCAGGCGCGCGGTGGTCTCCACTTCCTGGCCGGACAGCTCCGGGTTCCGGTGCAGCTCACGACGCCAGGCAATCAGTTGTTCGCCGAAGCTCATACGGTGACCTCCCTGTTAAGACGCGCCTCAGCCAGCAGACGCAGAGACGCGACGCGCGTTGCCCCCTCCGCGACCGGCGTGTCGATGATAAATTCGTCAATGCCCCACTGTTCGTGCAGCGCGTTAAGCTGTTCCAGCACCGACTCAGCCGTGCCCGCCAGCAGCGACTGGGCCCGACGGGCAATGCGCACCGGCTCGCTCCCCGCCTGACGGGCAAAGGCGTAGGCCTGCTCCTCGCTGGCGACGGTTACGCGCTGGCCGTTTGCCAGCTCAACGCCCCACACTTCGACCTTCTGCGCCAGCGCGTCCGCTTCGGCCTGGGTCGGCGCGACAATCGCCTGCACCGCCACAATCACCTCCCGCGCGCTGTTCTTCCGCCAGATCGATACCACCTCGCGCAGCAGCTCCGGATCGCCGTTCAGGTGCGCGGCAAAGACGAAGTGCCAGTCGAGCGATGCGGCGAGCAGCGCGCTTTCGGTGCTGGCCCCCAGCAGGAAACCTTGTGCAGGGACCGGCGGCAACGGCGTGGCGCGAACGGCCTCTTCCGCCGACTGGTTTTCAGGGCGGATCCAGCGATCGAGCTGGGTCAGCTGTTCGGCAAAGCTGCCTTTTTCCTGTGGATGCAAGCCAGGCTGCAGCGCGCGGGTCGAGAGCGGTAGCCCACCGGGGGCTTTCCCGACGCCCAGATCCACGCGACCCGGCGCCAGCGCGGCCAGCACGTTGAAGTTCTCGGCGACTTTATAAGGGCTGTAGTGTTGAAGCATTACGCCGCCGGATCCGACGCGAATGCGCTTGGTTTGCCCGAGGATCCAGGCAATCAGCAGCTCCGGCGAAGGGCTAGCAAGATGGGGAGTGTTGTGGTGTTCGGCAATCCAGAAGCGGTGATAGCCCAGATTTTCTGCCTGTTGCGCCAGCGCTAACGTCCGCGCCAGCGCATCGGCAGCCGTTTCATTTTCAGCGATGGGGCTTTTATCCAGAATGCTGATTCGCCATGACATGTTGCGTTCTCGTTTGACTTAACATGTCGACATTATTAAAGGCGTATTTCACCACTGAGAAACAATTAATTTACATTTGGTTTGCCGGAAATCAGATATATAAAACCCTACTAAGAATAAGATTTTAAGGCGGCAATCAGCGTTTCCGCCTGCCCGCGGCGGGTAATATGGACGAAGCGGATATGCCCATATTGCGGGTTTTGCAGATCGGCTTCATAACGCGTGCGGTTGTTACGCCACGTTTTCATCGTCCAGATGAGAATCGACTCTTTACTGAAGAACGCGCGCCGGAAACTCTCTTTGTTCCCGGTTCCGGGCCAAAGCTCGTGTTTATGCCAGGCCCGTTTGATTGCCCTGTTGACGGCCTGCCAGAGGGTGCGGACAAACCCATAATCCACCCACACGACAACGTCTACATTACGCCATTTAACGGGCCGCGTGCGGTTATAGTTGCCGTCGAGTACCCAGTCTGGCGACGCCTGTAGCACCTGCTCAAGCTTTTCCTGAAACTCATCGTCCGGCGTTCCCTGCCATTCGGGTCGCCAGTAGAGTCTGTCCATCTCGATATAGGGAATAGCCAGTTCGGTCGCAATCTGCTTCGCCAGCGTGCTTTT harbors:
- a CDS encoding AAA family ATPase; protein product: MKINVIGTSGSGKSTLAKQIATELAIPYIEMDRLYWRPEWQGTPDDEFQEKLEQVLQASPDWVLDGNYNRTRPVKWRNVDVVVWVDYGFVRTLWQAVNRAIKRAWHKHELWPGTGNKESFRRAFFSKESILIWTMKTWRNNRTRYEADLQNPQYGHIRFVHITRRGQAETLIAALKSYS